In Nonomuraea sp. NBC_00507, the following are encoded in one genomic region:
- a CDS encoding carbohydrate ABC transporter permease, whose translation MLPMVAVFFLFGWWPILRSVLLGFQHTNLVDPPEWAGLDNFAALLADPLLWITVRNTVWFVLLALLFGFPVPIVLAVVMSELRKLGGLFRVLVYLPVAVPPVVAVLMWKWFYDPDHGLFNQALGVLGLGPYPWLQDTATAMPSLVLEATWAAAGSTVLIYLAALSSVPGELYEAAEIDGASIWRRVWHVTLPHLRGVLLIMLLLQIIGTFRIFTEPFVLTDGGPEDSTVTILLLIYRYAFIYGDYGTAAALGVLLAVALGVISAVYLRLTRKWSSV comes from the coding sequence ATGCTGCCCATGGTCGCCGTGTTCTTCCTCTTCGGCTGGTGGCCGATCCTGCGCAGCGTGCTGCTCGGCTTCCAGCACACCAACCTGGTCGATCCGCCGGAATGGGCAGGCCTGGACAACTTCGCGGCGCTGCTGGCCGACCCGCTGCTGTGGATCACGGTGCGTAACACGGTCTGGTTCGTGCTGCTGGCGTTGCTCTTCGGCTTCCCGGTGCCGATCGTCCTTGCCGTAGTGATGTCCGAACTGCGCAAGCTCGGCGGTCTGTTCCGGGTGCTGGTGTACCTGCCGGTCGCGGTCCCGCCCGTGGTGGCGGTGCTGATGTGGAAGTGGTTCTACGATCCTGATCACGGCCTGTTCAACCAGGCACTCGGCGTGCTCGGGCTGGGGCCGTACCCCTGGCTGCAGGACACCGCGACCGCCATGCCGAGCCTGGTGCTCGAAGCCACGTGGGCGGCCGCGGGCTCCACGGTGCTGATCTATCTGGCGGCGCTGTCCTCCGTGCCGGGCGAGCTGTACGAGGCGGCGGAGATCGACGGCGCCTCCATCTGGCGGCGGGTCTGGCACGTCACGCTGCCGCACTTGCGCGGCGTGTTGCTGATCATGTTGCTGCTGCAGATCATCGGCACGTTCCGGATCTTCACCGAGCCGTTCGTGCTGACTGACGGCGGCCCGGAGGACTCCACCGTGACGATCCTGCTGCTGATCTACCGGTACGCGTTCATCTACGGCGACTACGGCACCGCGGCCGCGCTCGGCGTGCTGCTGGCGGTCGCCCTCGGCGTCATCTCCGCCGTCTACCTGCGCCTGACGAGGAAATGGAGCAGCGTATGA
- a CDS encoding GbsR/MarR family transcriptional regulator, whose product MNPRESEFVDRMGLIMERLGGTRTMGRLYAWLLICDPPDQSLTDLAAELGVSKTATSTVARQLELTGMIERAPTAKREHRYRVVGGGWTHVLQVQLAAVRQTLDVLDFGLSIIDGDRPEQRGRLEETRKFFAFTVQDADEMLQRWEKYRDKSD is encoded by the coding sequence ATGAATCCGCGGGAGAGCGAGTTCGTCGACCGGATGGGGCTGATCATGGAGCGTCTCGGCGGGACGCGGACGATGGGCCGGCTATATGCGTGGCTGCTCATCTGCGACCCGCCTGATCAGTCCCTCACCGATCTGGCGGCGGAGCTGGGCGTGAGCAAGACGGCGACCAGCACGGTGGCCCGGCAGCTGGAGCTGACCGGGATGATCGAGCGCGCGCCCACGGCGAAACGGGAGCACCGCTACCGGGTGGTCGGCGGCGGATGGACGCACGTCCTGCAGGTCCAGCTGGCCGCCGTGCGGCAGACACTGGACGTCCTCGACTTCGGACTGTCGATCATCGATGGAGACCGCCCCGAGCAGCGGGGACGGCTGGAGGAGACCCGGAAGTTCTTCGCCTTCACCGTGCAGGACGCGGACGAGATGCTCCAGCGCTGGGAAAAATATCGCGACAAGTCGGACTGA
- a CDS encoding mandelate racemase/muconate lactonizing enzyme family protein, producing the protein MDAYLGTPAVEDRYFVRPPWKSLYSARFETLLVAVTCADGTTGWGEALAPVGPEIPAAVVERLLAPVLIGEDPTRVRPLWQRLTGLMRERGHLTGHQADALAAVDIALWDLCGRLTGLSVAQLLGGAFREVVPVYVSGLPRPSDAERVRLAREWAAKGATRVKLHLGYGVDQDLATVEAVLSTGLDVAVDAHWAYSLPEAVRLARGLAERRALFLEAPLAPEDVEGHRDLCARAELPVAVGESLRNRYEFAGWLGRRALQLAQPDVGRTGITELMAIGELAAAHHVPVAPHHSTGLGVALAAGLQVSAALPNLGFFEYQPTTCEVASQILRNPLAGDATGFPVPAGPGLGVEVDRDVVTALAKES; encoded by the coding sequence GTGGACGCGTACCTGGGCACCCCCGCCGTCGAAGACCGCTACTTCGTGCGGCCGCCATGGAAGTCGCTCTATTCGGCCCGCTTCGAGACCCTGCTGGTGGCTGTGACCTGCGCCGACGGCACGACGGGGTGGGGCGAGGCGCTGGCCCCGGTGGGCCCCGAGATCCCCGCCGCCGTCGTGGAGCGGCTGCTGGCGCCGGTCCTGATCGGCGAGGATCCCACCCGGGTGCGGCCGCTGTGGCAGCGGCTGACCGGGCTGATGCGCGAGCGCGGGCACCTCACGGGGCATCAGGCCGACGCCCTGGCCGCGGTCGACATCGCCCTGTGGGATCTGTGCGGCCGGCTGACCGGCCTGTCCGTGGCGCAGTTGCTGGGCGGGGCGTTCCGTGAGGTGGTTCCCGTCTACGTCAGCGGCCTGCCGCGGCCGAGCGACGCCGAGCGCGTCCGGCTCGCCCGGGAGTGGGCGGCGAAAGGCGCGACGAGGGTGAAACTGCACCTCGGCTACGGCGTCGACCAGGACCTGGCCACTGTGGAGGCCGTGCTGTCCACGGGCCTCGACGTCGCCGTCGATGCGCACTGGGCCTATTCGCTGCCCGAGGCCGTGCGACTGGCGCGTGGCCTGGCCGAGCGGCGCGCCTTGTTCCTGGAGGCCCCGCTGGCGCCGGAAGACGTCGAAGGGCATCGTGACCTGTGCGCGCGTGCCGAGCTACCCGTCGCGGTGGGCGAGAGCCTGCGCAACCGATACGAGTTCGCCGGCTGGCTGGGGCGCCGGGCGCTGCAGCTGGCACAGCCGGATGTCGGCAGGACCGGCATCACCGAGCTCATGGCGATCGGCGAGCTGGCCGCCGCGCACCACGTGCCGGTCGCGCCGCACCACTCCACCGGGCTGGGAGTGGCGCTGGCCGCGGGCCTGCAGGTCAGCGCGGCACTGCCGAATCTGGGGTTCTTCGAATACCAGCCGACCACCTGTGAGGTGGCGTCCCAGATTCTGCGAAACCCACTTGCAGGTGATGCAACGGGATTCCCGGTACCGGCTGGACCGGGTCTCGGCGTGGAGGTCGATCGTGACGTCGTTACCGCTCTCGCGAAGGAGTCATAA
- a CDS encoding glycoside hydrolase family 2 protein, which produces MSVYRPLDRGWAVTAVAAEPPVERVPATVPGCVHTDLLAAGLIDDPYLDDNEDRLAWIGRTSWRYETEFAFGGPGDDQIDLVFEGLDTVATVSLNGVELGSTANMHRTYRFPVRDLLRTGSNTLAVDFESPFDHAERQRAAVGDRPGPYPAPYQFIRKVACNFGWDWGPALVTAGIWRPVGLHTWRIARLAEVRPEITLDGRDGLVRVHVAVERAADVPLTVTAAVAGTVAAASLAAGEHEAVLELRVREPGLWWPRGYGAQARYPLTVTLEQTGETWTRLVGFRSVRLDTSPDAEGSAFTLVVNDEPVFVRGANWIPDDCFPARTTHDQLAERFAQACEANVNLLRVWGGGLYESDAFYDLADELGLLVFQDFPFACAAYPEEEPLSSEVAAEACEQVVRLAPHPSLALWIGNNENFLGYADWGWEERLEGRTWGAAYYLDVLPGIVAELDPTRPYWPGTPYSGDPGRHPNAPEHGTVHIWDVWNERDYLHYAGWRPRFVAEFGFQGPPTHATLRRGSSQKPPVSHQKAADGDAKLLRGLGDHLPRPRSFDDWHYLTQLNQARAVAFGIERFRALMPYCMGVIVWQLNDCWPVTSWSVVDGEGRRKPAWYALRRAYADRLLTVQDGDVVVINDCPHPWLGELELVRHSLSGEPLAKEFVPVQVPPRGLARVPLPVPAEPEAEVLVAVLGEARTVHFFAEDTAIAFPPAAFEAEVRPVTDGHLVTVTARTILRDLALFPDRLDPDATVDDLLITLLPGERAVFHVRGSRDLDPAALTSAPVLRCVNDLR; this is translated from the coding sequence GTGAGCGTGTACCGCCCGCTGGACCGCGGCTGGGCTGTGACCGCCGTCGCGGCCGAGCCGCCTGTCGAGCGCGTGCCCGCCACCGTTCCCGGCTGCGTGCACACCGACCTGCTCGCCGCCGGTCTCATCGACGACCCATACCTGGACGACAACGAGGACCGCCTGGCCTGGATCGGCCGCACGAGCTGGCGGTATGAGACCGAGTTCGCCTTCGGCGGGCCCGGCGACGACCAGATCGACCTGGTGTTCGAGGGGCTGGACACGGTCGCCACCGTGTCGCTCAACGGCGTCGAGCTCGGCTCCACCGCCAACATGCACAGGACCTACCGCTTCCCTGTGCGCGATCTGCTGCGCACGGGCAGCAACACGCTGGCCGTCGACTTCGAGTCGCCCTTTGACCACGCCGAGCGGCAGCGCGCCGCGGTCGGCGACCGCCCTGGGCCCTATCCGGCGCCCTACCAGTTCATCCGCAAGGTGGCCTGCAACTTCGGCTGGGATTGGGGTCCCGCCCTCGTCACCGCCGGCATCTGGCGGCCCGTCGGCCTGCACACGTGGAGGATCGCGAGGCTCGCCGAGGTCCGCCCCGAAATCACCCTTGACGGGCGCGACGGGTTGGTCCGGGTCCACGTGGCGGTGGAGCGGGCCGCCGACGTCCCCCTCACGGTGACCGCCGCGGTGGCCGGTACGGTCGCGGCCGCGTCGCTGGCGGCGGGTGAGCACGAAGCCGTGCTGGAACTGCGGGTACGGGAACCGGGCCTGTGGTGGCCGCGCGGCTACGGCGCACAGGCCCGGTATCCGCTCACCGTGACGCTGGAGCAGACCGGGGAGACCTGGACGCGCCTGGTGGGCTTCCGCTCGGTCCGGCTGGACACCTCACCGGACGCGGAGGGATCGGCCTTCACCCTCGTCGTCAACGACGAGCCGGTCTTCGTACGCGGCGCCAACTGGATACCCGACGACTGCTTCCCCGCCAGGACGACCCACGATCAGCTGGCCGAGCGGTTCGCCCAGGCGTGCGAGGCCAACGTGAACCTGTTACGAGTGTGGGGCGGCGGCCTCTACGAGAGCGACGCCTTCTACGACCTGGCCGACGAGCTCGGCCTCCTGGTCTTCCAGGATTTCCCATTCGCCTGCGCCGCCTACCCGGAGGAGGAGCCGCTCTCCTCGGAGGTGGCGGCCGAGGCATGCGAGCAGGTGGTGCGCCTGGCCCCGCACCCGAGCCTGGCGTTGTGGATCGGCAACAACGAGAACTTCCTGGGCTACGCCGACTGGGGCTGGGAGGAGCGGCTCGAGGGCCGCACCTGGGGCGCGGCCTACTACCTGGACGTGCTGCCGGGCATCGTCGCCGAGCTGGACCCGACGCGCCCCTACTGGCCCGGCACGCCGTACTCCGGAGACCCGGGCCGCCATCCCAACGCGCCCGAGCACGGGACCGTGCACATCTGGGATGTCTGGAACGAGCGGGACTACCTCCACTACGCCGGTTGGCGGCCCCGCTTCGTGGCCGAGTTCGGCTTCCAGGGCCCGCCGACCCACGCGACCCTGCGCCGCGGCAGCTCCCAGAAGCCGCCGGTCTCCCATCAGAAGGCGGCGGACGGTGACGCCAAGCTGCTGCGCGGACTGGGAGATCACCTGCCTCGCCCGCGCTCCTTCGACGACTGGCACTACCTCACCCAGCTCAACCAGGCCCGTGCGGTGGCCTTCGGGATCGAGCGGTTCCGCGCGCTCATGCCGTACTGCATGGGGGTGATCGTCTGGCAGCTCAACGACTGCTGGCCGGTCACCTCCTGGTCCGTCGTCGACGGCGAGGGCCGCCGCAAGCCCGCGTGGTACGCCCTGCGCCGTGCGTACGCCGACCGCCTGCTGACCGTCCAGGACGGCGACGTCGTCGTGATCAACGACTGTCCTCACCCGTGGTTGGGCGAGCTGGAGCTGGTCCGCCACAGTCTGTCCGGCGAGCCGCTGGCCAAGGAGTTCGTCCCGGTCCAGGTGCCGCCGCGCGGCCTGGCGCGGGTCCCGCTGCCCGTCCCGGCCGAGCCGGAGGCCGAGGTGCTGGTGGCCGTCCTCGGGGAGGCGCGGACCGTGCACTTCTTCGCCGAGGACACGGCGATCGCGTTCCCGCCGGCCGCGTTCGAGGCGGAGGTGCGGCCGGTGACGGACGGCCACCTCGTCACGGTCACGGCCCGGACGATCCTGCGCGACCTGGCGCTCTTTCCCGACCGGCTCGATCCGGACGCGACCGTGGACGACCTGCTGATCACGTTGCTGCCCGGGGAGCGGGCCGTCTTCCACGTGCGCGGCTCCCGGGATCTCGACCCCGCCGCGCTGACCTCGGCTCCCGTGCTCCGTTGCGTGAACGATCTGAGGTAG
- a CDS encoding carbohydrate ABC transporter permease, which produces MSDARARGIVSNVDRRRTGVRWWLRLTQGFLLLATLAVGLGPILWTAKGALSPTQDLLREPLRLWPSSVQPENLTAAWTELRVGHYLFNTVVLVGGSWLVQVLVAATGAFALSVLKPRFGRLVYGAVLATLFVPGTVSLVALYLTVLDLSLVDTPWAVWLPAGAHAFNVLIMKQFFDALPSELYQAAQVDGAGPIRLFWQIVMPMSRPILAVVSLLAVMDAWKDFLWPMVAISDAESQPLAVALPRLAETAEQNQVIAGMLVAIVPPLLLFLTFQRHIVRGIGFTGIKG; this is translated from the coding sequence ATGAGCGACGCCCGCGCCAGAGGCATCGTCTCGAACGTCGACCGACGACGGACGGGCGTGCGCTGGTGGCTGCGGCTGACCCAGGGATTCCTGCTGCTGGCCACGCTGGCGGTCGGCCTGGGCCCGATCCTGTGGACGGCCAAGGGCGCCCTGTCCCCGACCCAGGACCTGCTGCGCGAGCCCCTGCGGCTGTGGCCCTCCTCGGTGCAGCCGGAGAACCTCACGGCGGCGTGGACGGAGCTACGGGTCGGCCACTACCTGTTCAACACCGTCGTGCTGGTCGGCGGATCGTGGCTGGTGCAGGTGCTGGTGGCCGCCACCGGCGCGTTCGCGCTCTCGGTGCTCAAGCCCCGCTTCGGCCGTCTGGTCTACGGCGCGGTGCTGGCCACGCTGTTCGTTCCCGGGACGGTGTCCCTGGTCGCCCTCTACCTGACCGTTCTCGACCTGTCGCTGGTGGACACCCCATGGGCGGTGTGGCTGCCCGCGGGAGCGCACGCCTTCAACGTGCTGATCATGAAACAGTTCTTCGACGCGCTGCCCAGCGAGCTGTATCAGGCCGCCCAGGTCGACGGGGCGGGCCCGATCCGGCTGTTCTGGCAGATCGTCATGCCGATGTCACGGCCCATCCTGGCCGTGGTGTCGCTGCTCGCCGTGATGGACGCATGGAAGGACTTCCTATGGCCGATGGTCGCCATCTCCGACGCCGAGAGCCAGCCGCTGGCGGTCGCGCTGCCCCGCCTGGCCGAGACCGCCGAGCAGAACCAGGTGATCGCCGGCATGCTCGTCGCGATCGTCCCGCCGCTCCTGCTGTTCCTGACCTTCCAGCGCCACATCGTCCGCGGCATCGGCTTCACCGGGATCAAGGGGTGA
- a CDS encoding LacI family DNA-binding transcriptional regulator — translation MKRPTIADIAQRAGVSQGAVSYALNGRPGVSESTRARVLKVANEMGWRPSVAARALTGARAGVVGLVLARPPSILGAEPFFMELFSGIETALKPHACALMLQMADDQDAEIEVYRRWWAEGRIDGAILVEVHVSDRRLPVLEQLGMPAVVIGGQPGVGSLPSVHSDESGPVHETVEYLAALGHRRVGRVAGLPHLVHTTVRDEAFTAACARLGLPECVTQYTDYTGEEGGRATRRLLSSPDRPTAIVFDNDIMAVAGLSVAQEMGLRVPGDLSLVAWDDSQLAQVVRPALTAVRRDVPALGSAAARHLLSLLHGDPVPDVETEPARLTARGSTGPLT, via the coding sequence GTGAAGCGGCCCACCATCGCGGACATCGCCCAGCGGGCGGGGGTCTCCCAGGGCGCCGTGTCCTACGCGCTCAACGGGCGCCCCGGCGTGTCGGAGAGCACGCGGGCGCGGGTGCTGAAGGTCGCCAACGAGATGGGCTGGCGTCCCAGCGTCGCCGCCCGAGCGCTGACCGGCGCCCGCGCGGGCGTGGTCGGCCTCGTCCTGGCCAGGCCGCCGAGCATTCTCGGCGCCGAGCCGTTCTTCATGGAGCTGTTCAGCGGGATCGAGACGGCGCTGAAGCCGCACGCGTGCGCGCTGATGCTGCAGATGGCCGACGATCAGGACGCCGAGATCGAGGTCTACCGCCGCTGGTGGGCGGAGGGCCGGATCGACGGCGCGATCCTGGTGGAGGTGCACGTCTCCGATCGGCGCCTGCCCGTGCTCGAGCAGCTCGGCATGCCGGCTGTGGTGATCGGCGGGCAACCCGGCGTCGGCTCGCTGCCATCGGTGCACTCCGACGAGAGCGGGCCCGTCCACGAGACCGTCGAATACCTCGCCGCGCTGGGCCACCGCAGGGTCGGCCGCGTCGCGGGGCTGCCGCATCTGGTGCACACCACCGTGCGGGACGAGGCGTTCACCGCCGCCTGCGCCCGCCTCGGCCTGCCCGAATGCGTCACCCAGTACACCGACTACACCGGTGAGGAGGGCGGGCGCGCCACCCGCCGCCTGCTCAGCTCTCCCGACCGGCCGACCGCGATCGTCTTCGACAACGACATCATGGCCGTCGCCGGGCTGTCCGTCGCTCAGGAGATGGGCCTGCGCGTGCCCGGCGACCTGTCCCTCGTCGCGTGGGACGACTCGCAGCTGGCGCAGGTCGTGCGCCCGGCGCTCACCGCGGTGCGGCGCGACGTCCCCGCGCTGGGGTCGGCCGCCGCCCGCCACCTGCTGTCCCTCCTCCACGGTGATCCCGTGCCCGACGTCGAGACGGAACCGGCCAGGCTCACCGCACGGGGAAGCACCGGTCCGCTCACCTGA
- a CDS encoding SDR family NAD(P)-dependent oxidoreductase → MPHTGDQPGSGAPLTPEPARPGRGRGVLLAGGNSPIGLAIARAFAGEGDQVFGVGLQPCDDAAFTGFGTADCSDPGQVDTLVTAAIEVLGRLDVLVAATAAMPVASVAATSDEQWRKAIGSTLDAAFHLCRAAVPYMTNGGAIVAVGSVNSFLHAPGLPAYSAAKGGLDALIRQVAVEYGPGGIRANIVSPGLIGGEDLDRAAEGYPLCRTGTPEEVAAAVAFLASPAASFITGATLPVDGGLSIASPAAFLRPDLRARFLGHPLGGDVR, encoded by the coding sequence ATGCCCCATACCGGCGATCAGCCGGGTTCGGGTGCTCCCCTGACGCCGGAACCCGCACGGCCCGGGCGAGGCCGCGGGGTGCTGCTCGCCGGGGGCAACTCGCCCATCGGCCTGGCCATCGCGCGTGCCTTCGCGGGCGAGGGCGATCAGGTCTTCGGCGTCGGGCTCCAGCCCTGTGACGACGCCGCCTTCACCGGCTTCGGGACGGCCGACTGCTCGGATCCCGGTCAGGTCGACACGCTGGTCACGGCCGCCATCGAGGTGCTGGGCAGGCTGGATGTGCTGGTGGCGGCGACGGCGGCGATGCCGGTGGCCTCCGTGGCGGCGACGTCCGACGAGCAGTGGCGCAAGGCGATCGGTTCGACGCTGGACGCGGCGTTTCACCTGTGCCGTGCGGCTGTGCCGTACATGACGAACGGCGGCGCGATCGTCGCGGTGGGGTCGGTGAACTCCTTCCTGCACGCACCCGGGCTTCCGGCTTACTCCGCGGCGAAGGGCGGGCTCGACGCGCTGATCAGGCAGGTCGCCGTGGAGTACGGTCCGGGCGGGATCAGGGCCAACATCGTCTCACCGGGGCTCATCGGCGGTGAGGACCTGGACAGGGCGGCCGAGGGATATCCGCTGTGCCGTACAGGAACGCCGGAGGAGGTGGCCGCCGCGGTGGCGTTCCTGGCTTCACCTGCGGCCTCCTTCATCACCGGAGCGACCCTCCCGGTGGACGGCGGCCTGTCCATCGCCTCCCCCGCCGCCTTCCTCCGGCCCGATCTGCGAGCGAGGTTCCTTGGACATCCACTGGGCGGGGATGTCAGGTGA
- a CDS encoding ABC transporter substrate-binding protein yields the protein MRERLPGLFAAVLAVATVAGCSSGSSSEPTAGKTLITVADMPPTTQQNVRQQFLDQVAAFEKQNPDIDIEPRESKWEAKTFAARLAGGQLETVFQVPLTEPVGMVKRRQVADITGEVEKLPHASEFDKRALAPATDQAGRIYGLPTSEFALGLVYNRELFGKAGLDVGKPPATWDEVRAAAKAITKKTGVPGFAVPATNNTGGWIFTAMTYTFGGRLQQETGGKAVATFDTEPARGVLGLLKAMRWEDDSMGTQHLRNAADLAKDFAAGKVAMMIATPSSYTEFATQFGGTPEVFGMAALPSGGTPATLLGGKVAVVSPKATATERAAAVKWIDFFHLKPKYDPQFAGSVAAAKSADKVPIGFPYVSLYGATVAEPVIEAERKHANVPVANFEPYETGVAAQEFVTEPAVAGQDTYAALDTAVQAILTRQDADPAGELGKAEEKAAAALDRAQR from the coding sequence ATGCGAGAACGACTGCCGGGCCTGTTCGCCGCCGTGCTCGCCGTTGCCACGGTCGCCGGCTGCTCGTCCGGTTCCTCATCCGAGCCCACCGCCGGCAAGACGCTGATCACCGTCGCGGATATGCCGCCCACGACCCAACAGAACGTGCGCCAGCAGTTCCTCGACCAGGTGGCGGCGTTCGAGAAGCAGAACCCGGACATCGACATCGAGCCGCGCGAGTCCAAATGGGAGGCCAAGACCTTCGCCGCCCGCCTGGCCGGCGGGCAGCTCGAGACGGTCTTCCAGGTCCCGCTCACCGAGCCGGTCGGCATGGTGAAGCGGCGTCAGGTCGCCGACATCACCGGAGAGGTCGAGAAGCTGCCACACGCGAGCGAGTTCGACAAGCGGGCGCTTGCGCCGGCCACCGACCAGGCCGGGCGCATCTACGGCCTGCCCACCAGCGAGTTCGCCCTCGGCCTGGTCTACAACAGGGAGCTGTTCGGCAAGGCGGGGCTGGACGTCGGCAAGCCGCCGGCGACGTGGGACGAGGTGCGCGCCGCGGCCAAAGCGATCACGAAGAAGACCGGGGTGCCCGGCTTCGCCGTACCGGCCACCAACAACACCGGAGGCTGGATCTTCACCGCGATGACCTACACCTTCGGCGGACGCCTCCAGCAGGAGACCGGCGGCAAGGCGGTGGCCACCTTCGACACCGAGCCGGCTCGCGGCGTGCTCGGCCTGCTCAAGGCGATGCGCTGGGAGGACGACTCCATGGGCACCCAGCACCTGCGCAACGCCGCCGACCTCGCCAAGGACTTCGCCGCCGGCAAGGTCGCCATGATGATCGCCACGCCGAGCTCGTACACCGAGTTCGCCACCCAGTTCGGCGGCACGCCCGAGGTGTTCGGCATGGCCGCCCTGCCCTCCGGAGGCACACCCGCCACCCTGCTCGGCGGGAAGGTGGCCGTCGTCAGCCCCAAGGCCACGGCCACCGAGCGTGCCGCGGCGGTGAAGTGGATCGACTTCTTCCACCTCAAGCCGAAGTACGACCCGCAGTTCGCGGGGAGCGTGGCCGCCGCCAAGAGCGCCGACAAGGTGCCCATCGGCTTCCCCTACGTCTCCCTCTACGGCGCGACCGTGGCGGAGCCGGTCATCGAGGCCGAGCGCAAGCACGCCAACGTGCCGGTCGCCAACTTCGAGCCCTACGAGACCGGCGTGGCCGCGCAGGAGTTCGTCACCGAGCCGGCCGTCGCGGGCCAGGACACCTACGCCGCGCTGGACACCGCCGTGCAGGCGATCCTGACGCGGCAGGACGCCGACCCGGCCGGTGAGCTGGGCAAGGCGGAGGAGAAGGCCGCCGCCGCGCTCGACAGGGCCCAGCGGTGA
- a CDS encoding dihydrodipicolinate synthase family protein: MTLSGLIPILATPFTQEGELDVPSLRRLAEWQLSAGADGVAVFGMASEGFALTAAERARILREVRAAVRDAPVVAGVGSTSTATALEQAMAAVDGGADALMVLPPYLVKPSGGQLIDFYGEIAARCQVDIMVQDAPGSTGVSMPESLIVELSKLDGVTSVKVEAPPTAPKVGAVAAKVASAFAVFGGQNALFCLEEYARGAIGTMPACEFTDLLAPILQDWRSHDAAVSFTRLLPLIRFGMQPGIAWAVHKEVLVRRGLIDAATVRLPAKPLDADSRDALDRILGVLGW; this comes from the coding sequence GTGACCTTGTCTGGACTTATCCCGATCTTGGCCACGCCGTTCACCCAGGAGGGTGAGCTGGATGTGCCGAGCCTGCGGCGGCTGGCCGAATGGCAGCTCTCGGCGGGCGCCGACGGCGTCGCCGTGTTCGGCATGGCCAGCGAGGGCTTCGCCCTGACCGCTGCGGAACGGGCGCGCATCCTCCGCGAGGTGCGCGCGGCGGTGCGGGACGCTCCAGTGGTGGCCGGCGTGGGCTCCACCAGCACGGCCACGGCGCTGGAGCAGGCCATGGCCGCGGTGGACGGCGGGGCCGACGCCCTGATGGTGCTGCCGCCCTACCTGGTCAAGCCGTCCGGCGGGCAGCTCATCGACTTCTACGGGGAGATCGCCGCCCGGTGCCAGGTGGACATCATGGTCCAGGACGCTCCCGGCTCCACCGGCGTGAGCATGCCGGAGTCGCTGATCGTAGAGCTGAGCAAGCTGGACGGGGTCACCTCGGTCAAGGTGGAAGCCCCGCCGACGGCCCCGAAGGTGGGCGCGGTGGCGGCCAAGGTCGCCTCCGCCTTCGCGGTGTTCGGCGGCCAGAACGCGCTGTTCTGCTTGGAGGAGTACGCGCGCGGCGCGATCGGCACCATGCCGGCCTGCGAGTTCACCGATCTTCTCGCCCCCATCCTCCAGGACTGGCGCTCCCACGACGCCGCGGTGTCCTTCACCCGGCTGCTCCCGCTGATCCGCTTCGGCATGCAGCCGGGCATCGCCTGGGCGGTGCACAAGGAGGTGCTGGTCCGCCGCGGCCTCATCGACGCCGCCACCGTCCGCCTGCCCGCCAAGCCGCTGGATGCGGACAGCCGCGACGCGCTCGACCGCATCCTGGGCGTACTGGGATGGTGA